From the genome of Phyllostomus discolor isolate MPI-MPIP mPhyDis1 chromosome 12, mPhyDis1.pri.v3, whole genome shotgun sequence, one region includes:
- the FHOD1 gene encoding FH1/FH2 domain-containing protein 1 isoform X1: MAGGEDRGDGEPVSVVTVRVQYLEDTDPFACANFPEPRRAPTCSLDGALPLGTQIPALHRLLGAPLKLEDCALQVSPSGFYLDPELSLEEQREMLEGFYEEISKGRKPTLILRTQLSVRVNAILEKLYGSSGPELRRSLFSLKQIFQEDKDLVPEFVHSEGLSCLTRVGAAADHNYQSYILRAIGQLMLFVDGMLGVVAHNETVQWLYTLCASQSRLVVKTALKLLLVFVEYSESNAPLFIYAVNSVASTTGALPWANLVSILEEKNGADPELLVFTVTLINKTLAALPDQDSFYDVTDALEQQGMESLVQYHLGNAGTDIDLRAQLVLYESALRLEDGDIEEAVGGRRERRKPSSEEGKRSRRSLEGGGCPVRTTEPGPTGPSSSTSSPVTPTSPAPSRVGPASGLCTSVNLFPALSVVPAAADSSCERSVYKLHQTAPVWAPESPPAPQPPAGQARLEARFLENVAAAETEKQAALAQGRAEALAGAVPDEADGHPDTRELWGSPETVPVPRTLQSPAPRVLLRAQQSFEPEPKKPLAPPSPKAEPAQELPTRVPKLCIGDLDFSDLGEDEDQDMLNMESTDTGKGVPPPPPPPPLLSGGPPPPPPPPPPPIKGPFPPPPPPAAPLPPSVPDSLALPTKRKTVKLFWRELKLAGGHGGSGSRFGPCSTLWASLEPVSVDTARLEHLFESRAKDVLPSKKAGEGRRTMTTVLDPKRSNAINIGLTTLPPLHVIKAALLNFDEFAVSKDGIEKLLTMMPTEEERQKIEEAQLANPDIPLGPAETFLMTLASIGGLAARLQLWAFKLDYDSMEREIAEPLYDLKVGMGQLVQNATFRCILATLLAVGNFLNGSQSSGFELSYLEKVSEVKDTVRRQSLLYHLCSLVLQTRPDSSDLYSEIPALTRCAKVDFEQLTENLGQLEHRSRAAEESLRSLTKHELAPALRARLTHFLAHCARRVAMLRVVHRRVCNRFHAFLLYLGYTAQAARDVRIMQFCHTLREFALEYRTCRERVLQQQQKRATYRERNKTRGRMITETEKFSGVAGEVPNNPSVPVAVGSGPGRGDADIHASMKSLLTIKPEDTTHSRRSRGLVPSSSPVMPTAVGPSTAPPEEPPGSSLPSDTSDEIMDLLVQSVTKSSPRALAARERKRSRGNRKSLRRTLKSGLGDDLVQALGLGKGPGLEV; the protein is encoded by the exons ATGGCTGGCGGGGAAGACCGCGGGGACGGGGAGCCGGTATCAGTGGTGACCGTGCGGGTGCAGTACCTGGAGGACACTGATCCCTTCGCTTGTGCCAACTTCCCGGAGCCGCGCCGGGCCCCCACCTGCAGCCTGGACGGGGCACTGCCCCTGGGTACACAAATACCCGCGCTGCATCGCCTGCTGGGGGCGCCGCTCAAG CTAGAGGACTGTGCCCTGCAAGTGTCTCCCTCTGGATTCTACCTGGACCCTGAGCTGTCCCTGGAAGAGCAGCGGGAGATGCTGGAGGGCTTCTATGAAGAGATCAG CAAAGGGCGGAAGCCTACACTGATCCTTCGGACCCAGCTCTCGGTGAGGGTCAATGCCATCTTAG AAAAATTGTACGGCTCCAGCGGCCCTGAGCTCCGCCGCTCCCTCTTCTCACTAAAGCAGATCTTCCAG GAGGACAAGGACCTGGTGCCTGAATTTGTGCACTCAGAGGGGCTGAGCTGTTTGACCCGCGTGGGTGCTGCCGCTGACCACAACTACCAGAGCTACATCCTCCGAG CAATAGGCCAGCTGATGCTTTTTGTGGATGGGATGCTGGGGGTGGTGGCCCACAATGAGACCGTGCAGTGGCTGTACACACTATGTGCCAGCCAG TCCCGCTTGGTGGTGAAGACCGCTCTGAAGCTGCTGCTGGTGTTTGTGGAATACTCTGAGAGCAACGCGCCGCTCTTCATCTATGCCGTCAACTCTGTGGCCAGCACCACCG GTGCTCTTCCGTGGGCCAACCTGGTGTCCATCCTAGAGGAGAAGAATGGTGCAGACCCTGAGTTGCTGGTGTTCACAGTCACCCTCATTAACAAG ACTCTGGCAGCCCTCCCAGATCAGGACTCCTTCTACGACGTGACGGATGCACTGGAGCAGCAGGGCATGGAGTCACTGGTCCAGTACCACCTGGGCAATGCGGGCACTGACATCGACCTGCGAGCTCAACTTGTGCTCTACGAG AGCGCCCTGCGTTTGGAGGATGGAGACATCGAGGAAGCCGTAGGTGGACGGCGGGAGCGGAGAAAGCCCTCTTCTGAGGAAGGCAAGAGGAGCCGCCGATCTCTAGAAGGCGGGGGCTGCCCCGTGCGCACCACAGAGCCTGG CCCCacaggcccctcctcctccaccagcagCCCTGTTACACCTACAAGCCCCGCACCCAGCCGGGTGGGCCCTGCCTCTGGCCTTTGTACCTCCGTGAACCTCTTTCCTGCCCTCTCCGTGGTGCCCGCAGCAGCTGACAGTTCCTGTGAGAGGAGCGTCTACAA acTTCACCAAACTGCTCCTGTTTG ggcccctgagagcccccctgccccccagcccccggctgGGCAGGCCAGGCTGGA AGCCCGGTTCCTGGAAAATGTGGCAGCGGCAGAAACAGAGAAGCAGGCTGCACTGGCTCAGGGCCGGGCAGAGGCACTGGCTGGGGCAGTGCCCGACGAGGCTGATGGGCACCCAG ATACCCGGGAACTCTGGGGTTCCCCCGAAACAGTCCCTGTACCCAGAACACTCCAGAGCCCTGCCCCCCGAGTCCTGCTCCGGGCCCAACAGAGCTTTGAGCCAGAGCCCAAGAAGCCACTGGCCCCACCAAGTCCCAAAGCCGAGCCCGCCCAGGAGCTCCCTACCCGTGTCCCCAAGCTCTGCATTGGGGACCTGGACTTCTCAGATCTGGGGGAGGATGAAGACCAGGACATGCTGAACATGGAGTCTACAGACACCGGAAAAGgggtcccacccccaccacccccaccgcccTTGTTGTCAGGaggccccccacctcctccacccccacctcccccacccatcaAAGGCCCTTTCCCGCCACCTCCACCCCcggctgcccctctgcccccgtCAGTGCCCGACAGCCTGGCCCTCCCCACCAAGAGGAAGACGGTAAAACTCTTCTGGCGGGAACTTAAGCTGGCTGGGGGCCACGGAGGCTCCGGGAGCCGCTTCGGGCCCTGCTCCACCCTGTGGGCCTCCCTGGAGCCTGTCTCCGTGGACACCGCCCGGCTGGAGCACCTGTTCGAGTCCCGTGCCAAGGACGTGCTGCCTTCCAAG AAAGCTGGCGAGGGCCGCCGGACAATGACCACGGTGCTGGACCCCAAGCGCAGCAACGCTATCAACATCGGCCTAACCACTCTGCCACCTCTGCATGTCATTAAGGCCGCCCTGCTCAACTTTGATGAGTTTGCCGTCAGCAAGGATGGCATTGAG AAACTACTGACCATGATGCCCACAGAGGAGGAGCGGCAGAAGATCGAGGAGGCCCAGTTGGCCAATCCTGACATTCCTCTGGGCCCTGCTGAGACTTTCCTGATGACTCTTGCTTCCATCGGGGGCCTGGCTGCCCGCCTACAACTCTGGGCCTTCAAGCTGGACTATGACAGCATGGAACGG GAAATCGCGGAGCCACTGTATGACCTGAAAGTGGGCATGGGACAGCTGGTGCAAAATGCCACCTTCCGCTGCATCCTAGCCACCCTGCTGGCTGTGGGCAACTTCCTCAATGGCTCCCAG AGCAGTGGCTTTGAGCTGAGCTACCTGGAGAAGGTGTCAGAGGTGAAGGACACAGTGCGCAGGCAGTCACTGCTGTACCATCTCTGCTCCTTGGTGCTCCAGACGCGGCCAGATTCCTCCGACCTCTACTCAGAAATCCCCGCCCTGACCCGCTGTGCCAAG GTGGACTTTGAGCAGCTGACCGAGAACCTGGGGCAGCTGGAGCACCGAAGCCGGGCAGCCGAGGAGAGTCTGCGGAGCCTGACCAAGCACgagctggccccagccctgcGTGCCCGCCTCACCCACTTCCTGGCCCACTGTGCCCGACGTGTTGCTATGCTGCGAGTAGTACACCGCCGTGTCTGCAACAG GTTCCATGCCTTCCTGCTGTACCTGGGGTACACGGCACAGGCAGCCCGTGACGTGCGCATCATGCAGTTCTGCCACACGCTGCGGGAGTTTGCGCTGGAGTACCGGACTTGCCGAGAGAgggtgctgcagcagcagcagaagcggGCCACCTACCGTGAGCGCAACAAGACCCGGGGACGCATGATCACCGAG aCAGAGAAGTTCTCAGGTGTGGCTGGAGAAGTCCCCAACAACCCATCTGTCCCAGTGGCTGTGGGTAGTGGGCCAGGCCGGGGTGATGCAGACATTCACGCCAGCATGAAAAGTCTGCTGACCATCAAGCCTGAGGACACCACACACAGCCGCCGTAGCAGAG GCCTGGTCCCGAGCAGCTCCCCAGTCATGCCCACAGCAGTGGGGCCCTCCACTGCACCGCCAGAAGAACCCCCAGGCTCCAGTTTACCCAGTGACACTTCGGATGAGATCATGGACCTGCTGGTGCAATCAGTGACCAAGAGCAGTCCTCGTGCCTTAGCTGCTAGGGAACGCAAGCGTTCCCGTGGCAACCGCAAATCTT TGAGACGGACATTGAAGAGTGGGCTCGGAGACGACCTGGTGCAGGCACTGGGACTTGgcaagggacctggcctggagGTGTGA
- the FHOD1 gene encoding FH1/FH2 domain-containing protein 1 isoform X2, with the protein MAGGEDRGDGEPVSVVTVRVQYLEDTDPFACANFPEPRRAPTCSLDGALPLGTQIPALHRLLGAPLKLEDCALQVSPSGFYLDPELSLEEQREMLEGFYEEISKGRKPTLILRTQLSVRVNAILEKLYGSSGPELRRSLFSLKQIFQEDKDLVPEFVHSEGLSCLTRVGAAADHNYQSYILRAIGQLMLFVDGMLGVVAHNETVQWLYTLCASQSRLVVKTALKLLLVFVEYSESNAPLFIYAVNSVASTTGALPWANLVSILEEKNGADPELLVFTVTLINKTLAALPDQDSFYDVTDALEQQGMESLVQYHLGNAGTDIDLRAQLVLYESALRLEDGDIEEAVGGRRERRKPSSEEGKRSRRSLEGGGCPVRTTEPGPTGPSSSTSSPVTPTSPAPSRVGPASGLCTSVNLFPALSVVPAAADSSCERSVYKARFLENVAAAETEKQAALAQGRAEALAGAVPDEADGHPDTRELWGSPETVPVPRTLQSPAPRVLLRAQQSFEPEPKKPLAPPSPKAEPAQELPTRVPKLCIGDLDFSDLGEDEDQDMLNMESTDTGKGVPPPPPPPPLLSGGPPPPPPPPPPPIKGPFPPPPPPAAPLPPSVPDSLALPTKRKTVKLFWRELKLAGGHGGSGSRFGPCSTLWASLEPVSVDTARLEHLFESRAKDVLPSKKAGEGRRTMTTVLDPKRSNAINIGLTTLPPLHVIKAALLNFDEFAVSKDGIEKLLTMMPTEEERQKIEEAQLANPDIPLGPAETFLMTLASIGGLAARLQLWAFKLDYDSMEREIAEPLYDLKVGMGQLVQNATFRCILATLLAVGNFLNGSQSSGFELSYLEKVSEVKDTVRRQSLLYHLCSLVLQTRPDSSDLYSEIPALTRCAKVDFEQLTENLGQLEHRSRAAEESLRSLTKHELAPALRARLTHFLAHCARRVAMLRVVHRRVCNRFHAFLLYLGYTAQAARDVRIMQFCHTLREFALEYRTCRERVLQQQQKRATYRERNKTRGRMITETEKFSGVAGEVPNNPSVPVAVGSGPGRGDADIHASMKSLLTIKPEDTTHSRRSRGLVPSSSPVMPTAVGPSTAPPEEPPGSSLPSDTSDEIMDLLVQSVTKSSPRALAARERKRSRGNRKSLRRTLKSGLGDDLVQALGLGKGPGLEV; encoded by the exons ATGGCTGGCGGGGAAGACCGCGGGGACGGGGAGCCGGTATCAGTGGTGACCGTGCGGGTGCAGTACCTGGAGGACACTGATCCCTTCGCTTGTGCCAACTTCCCGGAGCCGCGCCGGGCCCCCACCTGCAGCCTGGACGGGGCACTGCCCCTGGGTACACAAATACCCGCGCTGCATCGCCTGCTGGGGGCGCCGCTCAAG CTAGAGGACTGTGCCCTGCAAGTGTCTCCCTCTGGATTCTACCTGGACCCTGAGCTGTCCCTGGAAGAGCAGCGGGAGATGCTGGAGGGCTTCTATGAAGAGATCAG CAAAGGGCGGAAGCCTACACTGATCCTTCGGACCCAGCTCTCGGTGAGGGTCAATGCCATCTTAG AAAAATTGTACGGCTCCAGCGGCCCTGAGCTCCGCCGCTCCCTCTTCTCACTAAAGCAGATCTTCCAG GAGGACAAGGACCTGGTGCCTGAATTTGTGCACTCAGAGGGGCTGAGCTGTTTGACCCGCGTGGGTGCTGCCGCTGACCACAACTACCAGAGCTACATCCTCCGAG CAATAGGCCAGCTGATGCTTTTTGTGGATGGGATGCTGGGGGTGGTGGCCCACAATGAGACCGTGCAGTGGCTGTACACACTATGTGCCAGCCAG TCCCGCTTGGTGGTGAAGACCGCTCTGAAGCTGCTGCTGGTGTTTGTGGAATACTCTGAGAGCAACGCGCCGCTCTTCATCTATGCCGTCAACTCTGTGGCCAGCACCACCG GTGCTCTTCCGTGGGCCAACCTGGTGTCCATCCTAGAGGAGAAGAATGGTGCAGACCCTGAGTTGCTGGTGTTCACAGTCACCCTCATTAACAAG ACTCTGGCAGCCCTCCCAGATCAGGACTCCTTCTACGACGTGACGGATGCACTGGAGCAGCAGGGCATGGAGTCACTGGTCCAGTACCACCTGGGCAATGCGGGCACTGACATCGACCTGCGAGCTCAACTTGTGCTCTACGAG AGCGCCCTGCGTTTGGAGGATGGAGACATCGAGGAAGCCGTAGGTGGACGGCGGGAGCGGAGAAAGCCCTCTTCTGAGGAAGGCAAGAGGAGCCGCCGATCTCTAGAAGGCGGGGGCTGCCCCGTGCGCACCACAGAGCCTGG CCCCacaggcccctcctcctccaccagcagCCCTGTTACACCTACAAGCCCCGCACCCAGCCGGGTGGGCCCTGCCTCTGGCCTTTGTACCTCCGTGAACCTCTTTCCTGCCCTCTCCGTGGTGCCCGCAGCAGCTGACAGTTCCTGTGAGAGGAGCGTCTACAA AGCCCGGTTCCTGGAAAATGTGGCAGCGGCAGAAACAGAGAAGCAGGCTGCACTGGCTCAGGGCCGGGCAGAGGCACTGGCTGGGGCAGTGCCCGACGAGGCTGATGGGCACCCAG ATACCCGGGAACTCTGGGGTTCCCCCGAAACAGTCCCTGTACCCAGAACACTCCAGAGCCCTGCCCCCCGAGTCCTGCTCCGGGCCCAACAGAGCTTTGAGCCAGAGCCCAAGAAGCCACTGGCCCCACCAAGTCCCAAAGCCGAGCCCGCCCAGGAGCTCCCTACCCGTGTCCCCAAGCTCTGCATTGGGGACCTGGACTTCTCAGATCTGGGGGAGGATGAAGACCAGGACATGCTGAACATGGAGTCTACAGACACCGGAAAAGgggtcccacccccaccacccccaccgcccTTGTTGTCAGGaggccccccacctcctccacccccacctcccccacccatcaAAGGCCCTTTCCCGCCACCTCCACCCCcggctgcccctctgcccccgtCAGTGCCCGACAGCCTGGCCCTCCCCACCAAGAGGAAGACGGTAAAACTCTTCTGGCGGGAACTTAAGCTGGCTGGGGGCCACGGAGGCTCCGGGAGCCGCTTCGGGCCCTGCTCCACCCTGTGGGCCTCCCTGGAGCCTGTCTCCGTGGACACCGCCCGGCTGGAGCACCTGTTCGAGTCCCGTGCCAAGGACGTGCTGCCTTCCAAG AAAGCTGGCGAGGGCCGCCGGACAATGACCACGGTGCTGGACCCCAAGCGCAGCAACGCTATCAACATCGGCCTAACCACTCTGCCACCTCTGCATGTCATTAAGGCCGCCCTGCTCAACTTTGATGAGTTTGCCGTCAGCAAGGATGGCATTGAG AAACTACTGACCATGATGCCCACAGAGGAGGAGCGGCAGAAGATCGAGGAGGCCCAGTTGGCCAATCCTGACATTCCTCTGGGCCCTGCTGAGACTTTCCTGATGACTCTTGCTTCCATCGGGGGCCTGGCTGCCCGCCTACAACTCTGGGCCTTCAAGCTGGACTATGACAGCATGGAACGG GAAATCGCGGAGCCACTGTATGACCTGAAAGTGGGCATGGGACAGCTGGTGCAAAATGCCACCTTCCGCTGCATCCTAGCCACCCTGCTGGCTGTGGGCAACTTCCTCAATGGCTCCCAG AGCAGTGGCTTTGAGCTGAGCTACCTGGAGAAGGTGTCAGAGGTGAAGGACACAGTGCGCAGGCAGTCACTGCTGTACCATCTCTGCTCCTTGGTGCTCCAGACGCGGCCAGATTCCTCCGACCTCTACTCAGAAATCCCCGCCCTGACCCGCTGTGCCAAG GTGGACTTTGAGCAGCTGACCGAGAACCTGGGGCAGCTGGAGCACCGAAGCCGGGCAGCCGAGGAGAGTCTGCGGAGCCTGACCAAGCACgagctggccccagccctgcGTGCCCGCCTCACCCACTTCCTGGCCCACTGTGCCCGACGTGTTGCTATGCTGCGAGTAGTACACCGCCGTGTCTGCAACAG GTTCCATGCCTTCCTGCTGTACCTGGGGTACACGGCACAGGCAGCCCGTGACGTGCGCATCATGCAGTTCTGCCACACGCTGCGGGAGTTTGCGCTGGAGTACCGGACTTGCCGAGAGAgggtgctgcagcagcagcagaagcggGCCACCTACCGTGAGCGCAACAAGACCCGGGGACGCATGATCACCGAG aCAGAGAAGTTCTCAGGTGTGGCTGGAGAAGTCCCCAACAACCCATCTGTCCCAGTGGCTGTGGGTAGTGGGCCAGGCCGGGGTGATGCAGACATTCACGCCAGCATGAAAAGTCTGCTGACCATCAAGCCTGAGGACACCACACACAGCCGCCGTAGCAGAG GCCTGGTCCCGAGCAGCTCCCCAGTCATGCCCACAGCAGTGGGGCCCTCCACTGCACCGCCAGAAGAACCCCCAGGCTCCAGTTTACCCAGTGACACTTCGGATGAGATCATGGACCTGCTGGTGCAATCAGTGACCAAGAGCAGTCCTCGTGCCTTAGCTGCTAGGGAACGCAAGCGTTCCCGTGGCAACCGCAAATCTT TGAGACGGACATTGAAGAGTGGGCTCGGAGACGACCTGGTGCAGGCACTGGGACTTGgcaagggacctggcctggagGTGTGA
- the TMEM208 gene encoding transmembrane protein 208 — protein sequence MAPKGKVGTRGKKQIFEENKETLKFYLRIILGANAIYCSVTLFFFYSSASFWAWMALGFSLAVYGASYHSMRSMAQAAFSEDGALVDGGMDLNMEQGMAEHLKDVILLTAIVQVLSCFSLYIWSFWLLAPGRALYLLWVNVLGPWFTADSGAPAPEHNEKRQRRQERRQMKRL from the exons ATGGCG CCCAAGGGCAAAGTGGGGACAAGAGGGAAGAAGCAGATATTTGAAGAGAACAAAGAGACCCTGAAGTTCTACCTGCGGATCATACTGGGGGCCAAT GCCATTTACTGTTCTGTGACCTTGTTCTTCTTCTACTCATCTGCCTCATTTTGGGCCTGG ATGGCCCTGGGCTTTAGTCTGGCAGTATATGGGGCCAGCTACCACTCTATGAGGTCAATGGCACAGGCGGCCTTCTCTGAGGATGGGGCCCTGGTGGATGGTGGAATGGACCTCAACATGGAACAGGGCATGGCAGA GCACCTTAAGGATGTGATCCTGTTGACAGCCATTGTGCAGGTGCTCAGCTGCTTTTCCCTCTACATCTGGTCCTTCTGGCTTCTG GCTCCAGGTCGGGCCCTTTACCTCCTGTGGGTGAATGTACTGGGCCCTTGGTTCACGGCAGATAGTGGTGCCCCGGCGCCAGAGCACAACGAGAAAAGGCAGCGCCGACAGGAACGGCGGCAGATGAAACGATTATAG
- the FHOD1 gene encoding FH1/FH2 domain-containing protein 1 isoform X3 — protein MAGGEDRGDGEPVSVVTVRVQYLEDTDPFACANFPEPRRAPTCSLDGALPLGTQIPALHRLLGAPLKLEDCALQVSPSGFYLDPELSLEEQREMLEGFYEEISKGRKPTLILRTQLSVRVNAILEKLYGSSGPELRRSLFSLKQIFQEDKDLVPEFVHSEGLSCLTRVGAAADHNYQSYILRAIGQLMLFVDGMLGVVAHNETVQWLYTLCASQSRLVVKTALKLLLVFVEYSESNAPLFIYAVNSVASTTGALPWANLVSILEEKNGADPELLVFTVTLINKTLAALPDQDSFYDVTDALEQQGMESLVQYHLGNAGTDIDLRAQLVLYESALRLEDGDIEEAVGGRRERRKPSSEEGKRSRRSLEGGGCPVRTTEPGPTGPSSSTSSPVTPTSPAPSRVGPASGLCTSVNLFPALSVVPAAADSSCERSVYKLHQTAPVWAPESPPAPQPPAGQARLEARFLENVAAAETEKQAALAQGRAEALAGAVPDEADGHPDTRELWGSPETVPVPRTLQSPAPRVLLRAQQSFEPEPKKPLAPPSPKAEPAQELPTRVPKLCIGDLDFSDLGEDEDQDMLNMESTDTGKGVPPPPPPPPLLSGGPPPPPPPPPPPIKGPFPPPPPPAAPLPPSVPDSLALPTKRKTVKLFWRELKLAGGHGGSGSRFGPCSTLWASLEPVSVDTARLEHLFESRAKDVLPSKKAGEGRRTMTTVLDPKRSNAINIGLTTLPPLHVIKAALLNFDEFAVSKDGIEKLLTMMPTEEERQKIEEAQLANPDIPLGPAETFLMTLASIGGLAARLQLWAFKLDYDSMEREIAEPLYDLKVGMGQLVQNATFRCILATLLAVGNFLNGSQVDFEQLTENLGQLEHRSRAAEESLRSLTKHELAPALRARLTHFLAHCARRVAMLRVVHRRVCNRFHAFLLYLGYTAQAARDVRIMQFCHTLREFALEYRTCRERVLQQQQKRATYRERNKTRGRMITETEKFSGVAGEVPNNPSVPVAVGSGPGRGDADIHASMKSLLTIKPEDTTHSRRSRGLVPSSSPVMPTAVGPSTAPPEEPPGSSLPSDTSDEIMDLLVQSVTKSSPRALAARERKRSRGNRKSLRRTLKSGLGDDLVQALGLGKGPGLEV, from the exons ATGGCTGGCGGGGAAGACCGCGGGGACGGGGAGCCGGTATCAGTGGTGACCGTGCGGGTGCAGTACCTGGAGGACACTGATCCCTTCGCTTGTGCCAACTTCCCGGAGCCGCGCCGGGCCCCCACCTGCAGCCTGGACGGGGCACTGCCCCTGGGTACACAAATACCCGCGCTGCATCGCCTGCTGGGGGCGCCGCTCAAG CTAGAGGACTGTGCCCTGCAAGTGTCTCCCTCTGGATTCTACCTGGACCCTGAGCTGTCCCTGGAAGAGCAGCGGGAGATGCTGGAGGGCTTCTATGAAGAGATCAG CAAAGGGCGGAAGCCTACACTGATCCTTCGGACCCAGCTCTCGGTGAGGGTCAATGCCATCTTAG AAAAATTGTACGGCTCCAGCGGCCCTGAGCTCCGCCGCTCCCTCTTCTCACTAAAGCAGATCTTCCAG GAGGACAAGGACCTGGTGCCTGAATTTGTGCACTCAGAGGGGCTGAGCTGTTTGACCCGCGTGGGTGCTGCCGCTGACCACAACTACCAGAGCTACATCCTCCGAG CAATAGGCCAGCTGATGCTTTTTGTGGATGGGATGCTGGGGGTGGTGGCCCACAATGAGACCGTGCAGTGGCTGTACACACTATGTGCCAGCCAG TCCCGCTTGGTGGTGAAGACCGCTCTGAAGCTGCTGCTGGTGTTTGTGGAATACTCTGAGAGCAACGCGCCGCTCTTCATCTATGCCGTCAACTCTGTGGCCAGCACCACCG GTGCTCTTCCGTGGGCCAACCTGGTGTCCATCCTAGAGGAGAAGAATGGTGCAGACCCTGAGTTGCTGGTGTTCACAGTCACCCTCATTAACAAG ACTCTGGCAGCCCTCCCAGATCAGGACTCCTTCTACGACGTGACGGATGCACTGGAGCAGCAGGGCATGGAGTCACTGGTCCAGTACCACCTGGGCAATGCGGGCACTGACATCGACCTGCGAGCTCAACTTGTGCTCTACGAG AGCGCCCTGCGTTTGGAGGATGGAGACATCGAGGAAGCCGTAGGTGGACGGCGGGAGCGGAGAAAGCCCTCTTCTGAGGAAGGCAAGAGGAGCCGCCGATCTCTAGAAGGCGGGGGCTGCCCCGTGCGCACCACAGAGCCTGG CCCCacaggcccctcctcctccaccagcagCCCTGTTACACCTACAAGCCCCGCACCCAGCCGGGTGGGCCCTGCCTCTGGCCTTTGTACCTCCGTGAACCTCTTTCCTGCCCTCTCCGTGGTGCCCGCAGCAGCTGACAGTTCCTGTGAGAGGAGCGTCTACAA acTTCACCAAACTGCTCCTGTTTG ggcccctgagagcccccctgccccccagcccccggctgGGCAGGCCAGGCTGGA AGCCCGGTTCCTGGAAAATGTGGCAGCGGCAGAAACAGAGAAGCAGGCTGCACTGGCTCAGGGCCGGGCAGAGGCACTGGCTGGGGCAGTGCCCGACGAGGCTGATGGGCACCCAG ATACCCGGGAACTCTGGGGTTCCCCCGAAACAGTCCCTGTACCCAGAACACTCCAGAGCCCTGCCCCCCGAGTCCTGCTCCGGGCCCAACAGAGCTTTGAGCCAGAGCCCAAGAAGCCACTGGCCCCACCAAGTCCCAAAGCCGAGCCCGCCCAGGAGCTCCCTACCCGTGTCCCCAAGCTCTGCATTGGGGACCTGGACTTCTCAGATCTGGGGGAGGATGAAGACCAGGACATGCTGAACATGGAGTCTACAGACACCGGAAAAGgggtcccacccccaccacccccaccgcccTTGTTGTCAGGaggccccccacctcctccacccccacctcccccacccatcaAAGGCCCTTTCCCGCCACCTCCACCCCcggctgcccctctgcccccgtCAGTGCCCGACAGCCTGGCCCTCCCCACCAAGAGGAAGACGGTAAAACTCTTCTGGCGGGAACTTAAGCTGGCTGGGGGCCACGGAGGCTCCGGGAGCCGCTTCGGGCCCTGCTCCACCCTGTGGGCCTCCCTGGAGCCTGTCTCCGTGGACACCGCCCGGCTGGAGCACCTGTTCGAGTCCCGTGCCAAGGACGTGCTGCCTTCCAAG AAAGCTGGCGAGGGCCGCCGGACAATGACCACGGTGCTGGACCCCAAGCGCAGCAACGCTATCAACATCGGCCTAACCACTCTGCCACCTCTGCATGTCATTAAGGCCGCCCTGCTCAACTTTGATGAGTTTGCCGTCAGCAAGGATGGCATTGAG AAACTACTGACCATGATGCCCACAGAGGAGGAGCGGCAGAAGATCGAGGAGGCCCAGTTGGCCAATCCTGACATTCCTCTGGGCCCTGCTGAGACTTTCCTGATGACTCTTGCTTCCATCGGGGGCCTGGCTGCCCGCCTACAACTCTGGGCCTTCAAGCTGGACTATGACAGCATGGAACGG GAAATCGCGGAGCCACTGTATGACCTGAAAGTGGGCATGGGACAGCTGGTGCAAAATGCCACCTTCCGCTGCATCCTAGCCACCCTGCTGGCTGTGGGCAACTTCCTCAATGGCTCCCAG GTGGACTTTGAGCAGCTGACCGAGAACCTGGGGCAGCTGGAGCACCGAAGCCGGGCAGCCGAGGAGAGTCTGCGGAGCCTGACCAAGCACgagctggccccagccctgcGTGCCCGCCTCACCCACTTCCTGGCCCACTGTGCCCGACGTGTTGCTATGCTGCGAGTAGTACACCGCCGTGTCTGCAACAG GTTCCATGCCTTCCTGCTGTACCTGGGGTACACGGCACAGGCAGCCCGTGACGTGCGCATCATGCAGTTCTGCCACACGCTGCGGGAGTTTGCGCTGGAGTACCGGACTTGCCGAGAGAgggtgctgcagcagcagcagaagcggGCCACCTACCGTGAGCGCAACAAGACCCGGGGACGCATGATCACCGAG aCAGAGAAGTTCTCAGGTGTGGCTGGAGAAGTCCCCAACAACCCATCTGTCCCAGTGGCTGTGGGTAGTGGGCCAGGCCGGGGTGATGCAGACATTCACGCCAGCATGAAAAGTCTGCTGACCATCAAGCCTGAGGACACCACACACAGCCGCCGTAGCAGAG GCCTGGTCCCGAGCAGCTCCCCAGTCATGCCCACAGCAGTGGGGCCCTCCACTGCACCGCCAGAAGAACCCCCAGGCTCCAGTTTACCCAGTGACACTTCGGATGAGATCATGGACCTGCTGGTGCAATCAGTGACCAAGAGCAGTCCTCGTGCCTTAGCTGCTAGGGAACGCAAGCGTTCCCGTGGCAACCGCAAATCTT TGAGACGGACATTGAAGAGTGGGCTCGGAGACGACCTGGTGCAGGCACTGGGACTTGgcaagggacctggcctggagGTGTGA